A section of the Streptomyces sp. V3I8 genome encodes:
- a CDS encoding DEAD/DEAH box helicase — MQRIPAPTPFEIAELARRCAVFVPADPARTGRVAFWLPDGEEPPHVDSGSVEELTVALPGEDGVELVRVPAVVLPVRAALPVLTRARTASQAHGASAFWGAAAVLALQLAARGLLLPGLSAGDHDAWRAGPLSAQDLERIRELAAAMPPHAHAVPVDEARPLRLPDPERLLRAFLDAVADTLPRSPAASLAAGGPAFAAAQPQHVPEHRAWAADVAAGHDAGVRISLRVEVPGLASATSDETRLPLRAVLQLHSVSDPALLADAAEVWSGSSPAFGPRARMDALLALRRAVRAWAPLAPLLSAAVPDTIELADEEVAELLGGGARALAAAGVEVHWPRELSHRLTARAVIGPPDDGRGASGPAPDTPSFLSADALLAFSWWFALGDQQLTREELDRLAEANRPVVRLRDQWVLVDPQEVRRARAQQDRKLTPVDALSAVLTGSTEVDGLRVDVRPTGWLATLRDHLSDPEGQEPVGQPAALAATLRDYQLRGLGWLARMTSLGLGGCLADDMGLGKTITLIALHLHRQTDGPTAGPTLVVCPTSLMGNWQREIERFAPGTPVRRFHGARRSLNGIAAGEFVLTTYGTMRLDTARLADRSWGMVVADEAQHVKNPYSDTARQLRTIGARARVALTGTPVENNLSELWAILDWTTPGLLGRLGTFRNQYAKAVEGGQDPGAADRLARLVAPFLLRRRKSDPGIAPELPPKTETDRAVSLTKEQAGLYEAVVRETLAEITGADSMARRGLIVKLLTGLKQICNHPAQFLKEDRPKIAGRSGKLELLDELLDTILSEEACVLVFTQYVRMARLIERHLTARGVHSQFLHGGTSVPEREAMVQRFQDGEVPVFLLSLKAAGTGLNLTRAEHVVHYDRWWNPAVEAQATDRAYRIGQTRPVQVHRLIAEGTIEDRIADMLLRKRELADAVLGSGESALTELSDAQLADLVELRGGA; from the coding sequence GTGCAGAGGATTCCTGCCCCGACTCCCTTCGAGATCGCCGAACTGGCCCGTCGCTGCGCCGTTTTCGTCCCCGCCGATCCGGCCCGGACGGGCAGGGTCGCCTTCTGGCTGCCCGACGGCGAAGAGCCTCCCCATGTCGACTCCGGCTCCGTGGAGGAGCTGACGGTCGCCCTTCCCGGCGAGGACGGTGTCGAGCTGGTGCGGGTGCCGGCCGTCGTACTGCCGGTGCGGGCGGCGCTGCCGGTCCTCACGCGTGCGCGTACCGCTTCGCAGGCCCATGGGGCGAGCGCCTTCTGGGGCGCCGCGGCCGTGCTGGCGCTGCAACTCGCCGCACGCGGGCTGCTGCTGCCCGGCCTGAGCGCCGGTGACCACGACGCATGGCGCGCAGGTCCGCTGAGTGCGCAGGACCTGGAACGGATCCGCGAGCTGGCCGCCGCCATGCCGCCGCACGCCCACGCGGTACCCGTCGACGAGGCACGACCGCTGCGACTGCCCGATCCCGAGCGGCTGCTGCGTGCCTTCCTCGACGCCGTCGCCGACACACTCCCCCGCTCCCCCGCCGCGTCGCTCGCCGCGGGCGGCCCGGCCTTCGCCGCCGCGCAACCGCAGCACGTACCAGAACACCGCGCGTGGGCCGCCGATGTCGCGGCGGGGCACGACGCCGGTGTGCGGATCTCGCTGCGTGTCGAGGTGCCGGGCCTCGCGTCGGCCACGTCGGACGAGACCCGGTTGCCGCTGCGTGCGGTGCTGCAACTGCACAGCGTCAGCGACCCGGCCCTGCTGGCGGACGCGGCCGAGGTGTGGAGCGGGTCGAGCCCCGCCTTCGGCCCGCGCGCGCGGATGGACGCACTCCTCGCGCTGCGCCGTGCCGTCCGGGCCTGGGCCCCGCTGGCTCCCCTGCTGTCGGCGGCCGTACCCGACACGATCGAACTCGCCGACGAGGAGGTCGCCGAACTCCTGGGCGGGGGAGCCCGGGCGCTGGCCGCCGCCGGTGTGGAGGTGCACTGGCCCAGGGAACTGTCACACAGGCTGACGGCCCGCGCGGTCATCGGTCCGCCGGACGACGGGCGAGGCGCGAGCGGACCGGCCCCGGACACTCCCTCCTTCCTGTCGGCGGACGCGCTGCTGGCCTTCTCGTGGTGGTTCGCGCTGGGAGACCAGCAGCTGACCCGCGAGGAACTGGACCGGCTCGCCGAGGCGAACCGCCCCGTGGTACGGCTGCGTGACCAGTGGGTACTCGTCGATCCGCAGGAGGTGCGCCGGGCCCGCGCCCAGCAGGACCGCAAGCTGACACCGGTCGACGCGCTGAGCGCCGTCCTCACGGGTTCCACGGAGGTCGACGGCCTCAGGGTCGACGTGCGGCCCACGGGGTGGCTGGCGACGCTGCGGGACCACCTCTCGGACCCGGAAGGGCAGGAGCCGGTCGGACAGCCGGCCGCACTCGCCGCGACCCTGCGCGACTACCAGCTGCGGGGACTCGGCTGGCTGGCCCGGATGACGTCTCTCGGACTGGGCGGCTGCCTCGCGGACGACATGGGCCTGGGCAAGACGATCACGCTCATCGCACTGCATCTGCACCGGCAGACCGACGGGCCCACCGCGGGCCCCACGCTCGTCGTCTGTCCGACGTCCCTGATGGGCAACTGGCAGCGCGAGATCGAGCGGTTCGCTCCGGGCACTCCCGTCCGCCGCTTCCACGGCGCGCGGCGGAGCCTGAACGGGATCGCCGCCGGTGAGTTCGTCCTGACGACCTACGGCACCATGCGGCTCGACACGGCACGTCTGGCGGACAGGTCGTGGGGCATGGTCGTCGCCGACGAGGCACAGCACGTGAAGAACCCGTACTCGGACACGGCCCGGCAGCTGCGGACGATCGGCGCACGCGCACGCGTGGCGCTCACCGGCACTCCGGTGGAGAACAACCTCTCCGAGCTGTGGGCGATCCTCGACTGGACGACACCAGGCCTGCTGGGCCGGCTCGGGACGTTCCGCAACCAGTACGCGAAGGCCGTCGAGGGCGGGCAGGACCCGGGGGCGGCGGACCGGCTCGCCCGCCTCGTGGCGCCGTTCCTCCTGCGCCGCCGCAAGTCCGATCCCGGTATCGCACCGGAGCTTCCGCCCAAGACCGAGACCGACCGTGCCGTATCGCTCACCAAGGAACAGGCCGGTCTGTACGAGGCGGTGGTCCGCGAGACCCTCGCGGAGATCACTGGCGCCGACAGCATGGCCCGGCGGGGGCTGATCGTGAAGCTCCTCACCGGGCTGAAGCAGATCTGCAACCACCCGGCGCAGTTCCTCAAGGAGGACCGGCCGAAGATCGCCGGGCGGTCCGGAAAGCTGGAGCTGCTGGACGAGTTGCTCGACACCATCCTCTCCGAGGAGGCATGCGTTCTGGTCTTCACGCAGTACGTGCGCATGGCGCGCCTGATCGAACGCCACCTGACCGCACGTGGTGTGCACTCGCAGTTCCTGCACGGCGGCACGTCGGTCCCCGAGCGTGAGGCCATGGTGCAGCGCTTCCAGGACGGCGAGGTACCCGTCTTCCTGTTGTCGTTGAAGGCGGCGGGCACGGGCCTGAACCTCACGCGGGCCGAGCACGTCGTGCACTACGACCGCTGGTGGAACCCCGCAGTCGAGGCGCAGGCCACCGACCGTGCGTACCGCATCGGTCAGACGCGACCGGTGCAGGTGCACCGGCTGATCGCCGAAGGGACGATCGAGGACCGCATCGCGGACATGCTGCTGCGCAAGCGGGAGCTGGCGGACGCGGTGCTCGGTTCCGGGGAGTCGGCCCTCACCGAACTGAGCGACGCGCAGCTGGCCGACCTGGTGGAACTGCGAGGGGGCGCCTGA
- a CDS encoding class I SAM-dependent methyltransferase encodes MSDDHTHVQEFFSARAAHWDERFPDDGPVYAAAVSGLGLQEGDRVLDAGCGTGRALPPLRDAVGPSGVVLGADLTPAMLHAAVRAGRDRAGRLLLADVARLPLRPESLDAVFAAGLVAHLPDPEANLRELARVVRPGGILALFHPIGRAALAARQGRRITPDDLRAKGNLGPLLSTSGWHMTAYVDEDTRFLALAERRP; translated from the coding sequence ATGAGCGACGACCACACGCATGTTCAGGAGTTCTTCTCGGCCCGCGCCGCCCACTGGGACGAGCGGTTCCCCGACGACGGCCCGGTGTACGCGGCGGCCGTCTCCGGGCTGGGACTGCAGGAGGGCGACCGCGTGCTCGACGCGGGCTGCGGTACGGGACGGGCCCTGCCGCCCCTCAGGGACGCCGTGGGGCCTTCGGGCGTGGTCCTCGGCGCGGACCTGACGCCGGCCATGCTGCACGCCGCGGTACGGGCCGGCCGGGACCGGGCCGGACGGTTGCTCCTCGCCGACGTGGCACGGCTGCCGCTGCGCCCGGAGTCGCTCGATGCGGTCTTCGCGGCCGGGCTCGTCGCGCACCTTCCCGACCCGGAGGCGAACCTGCGGGAGTTGGCGCGGGTCGTACGGCCCGGCGGGATCCTGGCGCTCTTCCATCCGATCGGCCGGGCCGCCCTGGCGGCGCGCCAAGGGCGGCGGATCACGCCGGACGACCTGCGCGCGAAGGGCAACCTCGGGCCGTTGCTGTCCACCTCGGGCTGGCACATGACGGCGTACGTGGACGAGGACACCCGGTTCCTCGCGCTGGCGGAACGCCGTCCCTGA
- a CDS encoding PPOX class F420-dependent oxidoreductase has product MAQKMTDEEWRAFVSHGTRTGKLSTVRADGRPHVAPIWFLLDGQDLVFNTGKDTVKGRNLARDGRVALCVDDDRPPYAYVVLQGRARISEDLDDVRLWAGRIGARYMGAERAEEFASRNGVPGELLVRVTIEKVLAEASVSD; this is encoded by the coding sequence ATGGCACAGAAGATGACCGATGAGGAATGGCGGGCATTCGTCTCGCACGGAACCCGCACCGGCAAATTGTCGACCGTCCGGGCCGACGGACGTCCGCATGTGGCGCCGATCTGGTTCCTGCTCGACGGGCAGGACCTGGTCTTCAACACGGGGAAGGACACGGTCAAGGGGCGGAATCTGGCCCGGGACGGACGGGTGGCCCTGTGTGTGGACGACGACCGGCCTCCGTACGCCTACGTCGTCCTGCAGGGGCGCGCCCGGATCTCGGAGGACCTCGACGACGTACGGCTGTGGGCCGGACGGATCGGCGCCCGGTACATGGGTGCGGAGCGCGCCGAGGAGTTCGCGTCCCGTAACGGCGTGCCCGGCGAACTCCTAGTCCGCGTGACGATCGAGAAGGTTCTCGCGGAGGCTTCGGTCTCCGACTGA
- a CDS encoding roadblock/LC7 domain-containing protein, which translates to MAENQGLDWLLDDLTQRVEHIRHALVLSNDGLVTGASTSLRREDAEHLAAVSSGLHSLAKGSGRHFGAGRVRQTMIEFDDALLLVTAAGTGSCLCVLSAAEADIGQVAYEMTLLVNRVGEHLHVDVRQPEHSSSIDI; encoded by the coding sequence ATGGCGGAGAACCAGGGGCTCGACTGGCTGCTCGACGACCTGACCCAGCGTGTCGAGCACATACGCCACGCGCTGGTGCTGTCCAACGACGGACTGGTGACCGGGGCGAGCACAAGCCTGAGGCGTGAGGACGCCGAACATCTCGCCGCCGTCTCCTCGGGTCTGCACAGTCTGGCGAAAGGTTCCGGCCGGCATTTCGGCGCGGGCCGCGTGCGCCAGACGATGATCGAGTTCGACGACGCGCTCCTCCTCGTCACGGCGGCGGGCACCGGCAGCTGCCTCTGCGTGCTCAGCGCGGCGGAAGCGGACATCGGCCAGGTCGCGTACGAGATGACGCTGCTCGTCAACCGGGTCGGAGAGCACCTCCACGTCGATGTGCGACAGCCCGAGCACTCGTCCTCGATAGACATCTAG
- a CDS encoding DUF6397 family protein, which produces MAGDTITQTVRSEARPALTPSRAARELELKRGEFDLAVRLGRIRTVPDEGGGGRRVTRPEIERVRSEAGFPEALRERVKAVGTSEGAALMDITTGRFTRFARLGLIVPVKFYLNRYRAVVWLYLAEELKQFAANKENAPLLNSRLPEGLRGQLDTGLDLRARNWRGRYLGFLLRQAQDPWERAAAVASLLDSGQVAEIVADPYERAYLNRYRPDKGGHETPDSPAARITARILTAADPDEIGWLRADLANGLEEARHRRPAPRPTTEPAPWPRSHDLRHDRPTSLGRHRTPTARRRPVPVLHAAGVPHPAGPGRAVEAARHVIDEPERPRRLLDRLRRRNS; this is translated from the coding sequence ATGGCCGGCGACACCATCACGCAGACCGTCAGGTCCGAGGCGCGACCCGCACTGACACCGAGCCGCGCCGCGCGCGAACTGGAGCTCAAGCGAGGGGAGTTCGACCTCGCCGTACGACTCGGCCGCATCCGCACGGTGCCCGACGAGGGCGGCGGAGGGCGTCGCGTGACCCGCCCGGAGATCGAGAGGGTGCGGTCCGAGGCAGGCTTTCCGGAGGCTCTGCGAGAACGCGTCAAAGCGGTCGGTACCTCCGAGGGTGCGGCCCTCATGGACATCACGACCGGCCGGTTCACCCGCTTCGCACGCCTGGGCCTCATCGTTCCCGTCAAGTTCTACCTGAACCGCTACCGGGCCGTGGTGTGGCTGTACCTCGCCGAGGAACTGAAGCAGTTCGCCGCGAACAAGGAGAACGCACCACTGTTGAACAGCCGTCTGCCCGAGGGGCTGCGCGGCCAGCTGGACACCGGCCTGGATCTGCGGGCGCGGAACTGGCGAGGGCGGTACCTGGGCTTTCTGCTCCGGCAGGCCCAGGATCCATGGGAACGCGCCGCGGCCGTGGCGTCGCTGCTCGATTCCGGGCAGGTCGCCGAGATCGTCGCCGATCCCTACGAGCGTGCCTACCTGAACCGGTACCGGCCCGACAAGGGCGGCCATGAGACGCCCGATTCGCCCGCCGCCCGCATCACCGCCCGGATCCTGACAGCGGCGGATCCGGACGAGATCGGCTGGCTCCGCGCCGACCTGGCCAACGGACTGGAGGAGGCGCGCCACCGTCGGCCCGCCCCACGACCGACGACGGAGCCTGCGCCGTGGCCCAGGAGCCACGACCTGCGTCATGACCGGCCGACCTCGCTCGGCAGGCACCGGACGCCCACTGCGCGGCGACGGCCGGTGCCGGTGCTGCACGCGGCCGGAGTGCCCCACCCGGCCGGGCCGGGGCGAGCGGTCGAGGCAGCCCGGCACGTGATCGACGAACCGGAGCGTCCCCGGCGCCTCCTCGACCGGCTCAGGCGCAGAAACTCCTGA
- a CDS encoding acyl-CoA thioesterase II, producing MTNPAERLVDLLDLEQIEVNIFRGRSPQESLQRVFGGQVAGQALVAAGRTTDAERPVHSLHAYFLRPGRPGVPIVYQVERVRDGRSFTTRRVTAVQQGRTIFNLTASFHKPEEGSFEHQLPPAREVPDPESLPSVTQEIKEHLGALPETLERMARRQPFDIRYADRLRWTPEEIEHAEPRSAVWMRAVGPLGDDPLVHTCALTYASDMTLLDAVRIPVEPLWGRRGFDMASLDHAMWFHRPFRADEWFLYDQESPIATGGRGLARGRIYDVEGRLLVSVVQEGLFRKLES from the coding sequence ATGACGAACCCGGCGGAACGACTCGTCGACCTGCTCGACCTGGAGCAGATCGAGGTCAACATATTCCGTGGCCGCAGCCCGCAGGAGTCCCTGCAGCGGGTCTTCGGCGGGCAGGTGGCGGGCCAGGCCCTCGTCGCCGCCGGCCGCACCACGGACGCGGAACGGCCCGTGCACTCGCTGCACGCGTACTTCCTGCGTCCGGGCCGGCCGGGCGTGCCCATCGTGTACCAGGTCGAACGGGTCAGGGACGGGCGGTCGTTCACCACACGCCGCGTCACCGCCGTGCAGCAGGGCCGCACGATCTTCAATCTGACCGCCTCCTTCCACAAACCTGAAGAGGGGAGCTTCGAGCACCAGTTGCCGCCGGCCCGCGAAGTCCCGGATCCCGAGTCGCTCCCGAGCGTCACCCAGGAGATCAAGGAGCATCTGGGCGCGCTCCCCGAGACACTGGAGCGCATGGCCCGGCGCCAGCCCTTCGACATCCGCTACGCGGACCGGCTGCGCTGGACCCCCGAGGAGATCGAGCACGCCGAGCCGCGCAGCGCCGTGTGGATGCGCGCCGTCGGTCCGTTGGGTGACGACCCGCTGGTCCACACCTGCGCACTCACCTACGCGAGCGACATGACCCTCCTGGACGCCGTCCGTATTCCGGTGGAACCCCTCTGGGGCCGGCGCGGTTTCGACATGGCCTCCCTGGACCACGCCATGTGGTTCCACCGGCCGTTCCGCGCCGACGAGTGGTTCCTCTACGACCAGGAGTCTCCGATCGCGACGGGCGGCCGGGGTCTGGCCCGGGGCCGTATCTACGACGTGGAGGGACGGCTGCTCGTCTCCGTCGTGCAGGAGGGGTTGTTCCGCAAGCTCGAGAGCTGA
- a CDS encoding RNA helicase — protein MTLIDQLPPTADPDALYEAFESWAGERGLTLYPHQEEALIEVVSGANVIVSTPTGSGKSMIAAGAHFAALARDEVTFYTAPIKALVSEKFFELCKIFGTENVGMLTGDASVNSDAPVICCTAEVLASIALRDGRRADVGQVVMDEFHFYAEADRGWAWQIPILELPQAQFILMSATLGDVSMFEEDLTRRTGRPTSVVRSATRPVPLSYEYKLTPLTETLTELLETRQAPVYIVHFTQAQAVERAQALMSINMCTREEKDQIADLIGNFRFTTKFGRNLSRYVRHGIGVHHAGMLPKYRRLVEKLAQAGLLKVICGTDTLGVGVNVPIRTVLFTALAKYDGTRVRTLRAREFHQIAGRAGRAGFDTAGFVVAQAPEHVVENEKALAKAGDDPKKRRKVVRKKAPEGFVGWTDTTFEKLISSDPEPLTSRFRVTHTMLLSVIARPGNAFAAMRHLLEDNHESRKQQLRHIRRAIAIYRSLLDGGVVEKLDTPDAEGRIVRLTVDLQQNFALNQPLSTFALAAFELLEPESPSYALDMVSVVESTLDDPRQILAAQQNKARGEAVAAMKADGVEYEERMERLQDVSYAKPLEELLSHAYNTYRQSHPWVGDHPLSPKSVIRDMYERAMSFTEFVSHYELARTEGIVLRYLASAYKALDHTVPDDLKSEDLEDLIAWLGEMVRQVDSSLLDEWEQLANPEVMTAEEAQEKADQVKPVTANARAFRVLVRNAMFRRVELAALDHLAELGEMDAEAGWDADAWGDAMDKYWDEYDDLGTGPDARGPKLLRIEEEPQNGLWRVRQTFADPNGDHDWGIGAEVDLVASDAEGRAVVKVTAVGQL, from the coding sequence GTGACCCTTATCGATCAGCTGCCGCCGACCGCAGATCCCGACGCCCTCTACGAAGCCTTCGAGTCGTGGGCCGGGGAACGCGGTCTCACGCTCTACCCCCACCAGGAGGAGGCGCTGATCGAGGTGGTCTCGGGGGCGAACGTGATCGTGTCGACCCCCACCGGGTCCGGCAAGAGCATGATCGCCGCAGGTGCCCACTTCGCGGCGCTCGCCCGTGACGAGGTCACCTTCTACACCGCGCCGATCAAGGCCCTCGTCTCGGAGAAGTTCTTCGAGCTGTGCAAGATCTTCGGCACCGAGAACGTGGGCATGCTGACCGGCGACGCCTCCGTGAACTCCGATGCCCCGGTCATCTGCTGCACCGCCGAGGTCCTGGCGTCGATCGCGCTGCGCGACGGCAGGCGCGCCGACGTCGGCCAGGTCGTCATGGACGAGTTCCACTTCTACGCCGAGGCCGACCGCGGCTGGGCCTGGCAGATCCCGATCCTCGAACTGCCGCAGGCGCAGTTCATCCTGATGTCGGCGACGCTCGGCGACGTCTCCATGTTCGAGGAGGACCTGACCCGGCGCACCGGCCGTCCCACCTCGGTGGTGCGCTCGGCGACCCGCCCTGTGCCCCTCTCCTACGAGTACAAGCTGACGCCGCTGACCGAGACGCTCACCGAGCTCCTCGAGACGAGGCAGGCGCCCGTCTACATCGTGCACTTCACCCAGGCACAGGCTGTGGAGCGCGCGCAGGCACTGATGAGCATCAACATGTGCACGCGCGAGGAGAAGGACCAGATCGCCGATCTGATCGGCAACTTCCGCTTCACCACCAAGTTCGGCCGCAACCTCTCCCGCTACGTACGGCACGGCATCGGTGTGCACCACGCCGGCATGCTGCCCAAGTACCGCCGTCTGGTGGAGAAACTGGCGCAGGCCGGTCTCCTGAAGGTCATCTGCGGCACGGACACCCTCGGCGTCGGCGTGAACGTGCCCATCCGCACCGTGCTGTTCACCGCGCTGGCGAAGTACGACGGCACCCGCGTACGGACGCTGCGCGCGCGGGAGTTCCACCAGATCGCGGGCCGGGCCGGGCGGGCGGGCTTCGACACGGCCGGCTTCGTCGTGGCGCAGGCCCCCGAGCACGTCGTGGAGAACGAGAAGGCCCTGGCCAAGGCGGGCGACGATCCGAAGAAGCGTCGCAAGGTGGTGCGCAAGAAGGCTCCGGAGGGCTTCGTCGGCTGGACGGACACCACGTTCGAGAAGCTGATCTCGTCCGATCCGGAACCGCTGACCTCGCGTTTCCGGGTCACGCACACGATGCTCCTGTCGGTCATCGCACGCCCCGGCAACGCCTTCGCCGCGATGCGGCATCTGCTGGAGGACAACCACGAGTCCCGCAAGCAGCAGCTGCGCCACATCAGGCGGGCGATCGCCATCTACCGCTCGCTCCTCGACGGCGGAGTCGTGGAGAAACTCGACACGCCCGACGCCGAGGGCCGGATCGTGCGCCTCACCGTCGACCTGCAGCAGAACTTCGCCCTCAACCAGCCGCTGTCGACCTTCGCTCTCGCCGCGTTCGAGCTCCTGGAACCCGAGTCCCCCTCGTACGCCCTCGACATGGTGTCCGTCGTGGAGTCCACGCTGGACGACCCCCGGCAGATCCTCGCCGCCCAGCAGAACAAGGCCCGTGGTGAGGCCGTGGCGGCGATGAAGGCGGACGGTGTCGAGTACGAGGAGCGCATGGAGCGGCTCCAGGACGTGTCGTACGCCAAGCCGCTCGAAGAACTGCTCTCCCATGCGTACAACACCTACCGCCAGAGTCATCCGTGGGTGGGCGACCATCCGCTCTCCCCGAAGTCCGTCATCCGCGACATGTACGAACGGGCCATGTCCTTCACGGAGTTCGTCTCCCACTACGAGCTCGCCCGCACCGAGGGCATCGTGCTCCGCTACCTGGCGAGCGCCTACAAGGCCCTCGACCACACCGTCCCGGACGACCTGAAGTCGGAGGACCTGGAGGACCTGATCGCCTGGCTCGGCGAGATGGTGCGCCAGGTCGACTCGAGCCTCCTCGACGAGTGGGAGCAGCTCGCCAACCCCGAGGTCATGACGGCCGAGGAGGCGCAGGAGAAGGCCGACCAGGTCAAGCCGGTCACGGCCAACGCGCGCGCCTTCCGGGTCCTCGTCCGCAACGCCATGTTCCGGCGCGTCGAACTCGCCGCCCTCGACCACCTCGCGGAACTGGGCGAGATGGACGCCGAGGCCGGCTGGGACGCCGACGCCTGGGGCGATGCCATGGACAAGTACTGGGACGAGTACGACGATCTCGGCACCGGTCCCGACGCGCGTGGACCCAAGCTCCTGCGCATCGAGGAGGAGCCTCAGAACGGACTGTGGAGGGTGCGGCAGACCTTCGCCGACCCGAACGGAGATCACGACTGGGGCATCGGTGCGGAAGTCGACCTCGTGGCCTCCGACGCCGAGGGACGTGCCGTCGTCAAGGTCACCGCCGTCGGCCAGCTGTGA
- a CDS encoding metal-dependent hydrolase, which yields MMGPAHSLSGAAAWLGVGAAAAAAGHTMPWPVVLTGALICAGAALAPDLDHKAATISRAFGPVSRGLCEIVDKLSYAVYKGTKKPGDPSRSGGHRTLTHTWLWAVLIGAGASVIAIQGGRWAVLAILFVHLVLAIEGLLWRATRGSSSDVLVWLLAATSAWIIGGILDEPGNGAGWLFTEPGQEYLWLGLPIVLGALVHDIGDALTVSGCPILWPIPVGRKRWYPLGPPKVLRFRAGSWVELKVLMPAFMVLGGVGGAAALNYI from the coding sequence ATGATGGGACCAGCACACTCACTGTCCGGGGCGGCGGCCTGGCTGGGCGTCGGAGCGGCGGCGGCCGCCGCCGGTCACACGATGCCCTGGCCGGTCGTGCTCACCGGAGCACTGATCTGCGCGGGTGCCGCGCTGGCCCCGGACCTGGACCACAAGGCCGCCACGATCTCGCGGGCCTTCGGGCCCGTCTCCCGGGGACTGTGCGAGATCGTCGACAAGCTCTCGTACGCCGTCTACAAGGGGACGAAGAAGCCCGGCGACCCGAGCCGTTCCGGTGGACACCGCACCCTCACCCACACCTGGCTCTGGGCGGTGCTGATCGGCGCGGGTGCCTCGGTCATCGCGATCCAGGGAGGCCGCTGGGCGGTGCTGGCCATCCTGTTCGTGCACCTGGTGCTGGCCATCGAGGGGCTGCTCTGGCGGGCGACGCGTGGCTCCAGCTCCGACGTCCTGGTCTGGCTGCTGGCCGCGACGAGCGCGTGGATCATCGGAGGAATACTGGACGAGCCGGGCAACGGCGCCGGCTGGCTGTTCACGGAGCCGGGCCAGGAGTACCTGTGGCTCGGACTGCCGATCGTCCTCGGTGCGCTGGTGCACGACATCGGGGACGCGCTGACGGTGTCGGGCTGCCCGATACTGTGGCCGATCCCGGTGGGCCGCAAGCGCTGGTACCCGCTCGGGCCGCCCAAGGTGCTGCGGTTCAGGGCGGGCAGCTGGGTAGAGCTGAAGGTGCTGATGCCCGCGTTCATGGTGCTGGGCGGGGTGGGCGGCGCGGCCGCTCTCAACTACATCTGA
- a CDS encoding type B 50S ribosomal protein L31, which translates to MQQDKHPDYHSVVFRDRAAGYAFLTRSTAVSDRTIEWDDGRTYPVVDVEISSESHPFYTGTARTVDTEGRVARFEKRYGTGTGTGTAAGSEGGAGQGGAPDGDDTV; encoded by the coding sequence ATGCAGCAGGACAAGCACCCCGACTACCACTCGGTCGTCTTCCGTGACCGCGCCGCCGGATACGCCTTCCTGACCCGGTCCACCGCCGTCAGCGACCGGACCATCGAGTGGGACGACGGCCGGACGTACCCCGTCGTCGACGTGGAGATCAGCTCGGAGAGCCACCCCTTCTACACGGGCACCGCCAGGACCGTCGACACGGAGGGACGGGTCGCCCGCTTCGAGAAGCGCTACGGCACCGGCACCGGCACCGGCACCGCCGCCGGGAGCGAGGGCGGAGCGGGCCAGGGTGGGGCACCGGACGGCGACGACACGGTGTGA
- a CDS encoding DUF5709 domain-containing protein: MDSADGWGDDVYQPDGSEIQDDAGLLDAEDTLETDGVNDPLDRGWSPPERPWAVERRDVTAAERHRGETLDERLAEELPDIAPPDGDGIGDCPDSDGEPLDNEVGTLRSGRLVAPGEGAHEDGESGLIATDVGIDGAAASAEEAAMHIVDEDTLSG; this comes from the coding sequence GTGGACAGCGCCGACGGTTGGGGAGACGACGTCTACCAGCCCGACGGATCCGAGATTCAGGACGACGCCGGGCTGCTCGACGCCGAGGACACCCTGGAGACCGACGGTGTGAACGACCCCCTCGATCGTGGCTGGTCACCTCCGGAACGCCCCTGGGCGGTGGAACGCAGAGACGTGACGGCGGCCGAGCGGCACCGCGGCGAGACCCTCGACGAACGTCTCGCGGAGGAGCTCCCCGACATCGCCCCACCCGACGGCGACGGCATCGGGGACTGTCCGGACTCGGACGGGGAACCCCTGGACAACGAAGTGGGCACCCTCCGCTCCGGGCGTCTCGTGGCTCCCGGCGAAGGCGCGCACGAGGACGGGGAGAGCGGGCTGATCGCCACGGACGTGGGCATCGACGGAGCGGCGGCCTCGGCGGAGGAGGCCGCCATGCACATAGTCGACGAGGACACCCTGTCCGGCTGA